A window from Solea senegalensis isolate Sse05_10M linkage group LG15, IFAPA_SoseM_1, whole genome shotgun sequence encodes these proteins:
- the ftr14l gene encoding tripartite motif-containing protein 16 yields MSHPSTLDLDRHSSLEKSRRSTSRSQPRSQAKYGEVLCDFCTTRKQKAEKSCLVCLASYCETHLQTHYDYPALMKHKLVKATGQMREKICAQHDKLLEAFCRADQTSVCVLCMMDEHKHHDIVPAGTERTEKQKQLGVTLHKSQQRIDQRIKKWQDLRQAVESVKHSAQTALEENERIFTELLLSMERKYNEVKEMILTHEKTTVTRAEILLDRLEEEITLLRKKHNDLDKLSHTDDHIHFLQSWQSLSGPSGYEDLNNISVAPNYSFEATKRAIAALKLQVEEISKTETIKIAGAVKDVYITQESETKTRRESFVKEEPRTREEPRTRDDFLKYSCQLILDVNSVHPNLHLSEGNRTATMKSEPKNYPDHPDRFDHWQQVLCKDSMAGSRCYWEVDWRGTEIDVAVTYRGIRRKGNGNECSLGWNDKSWSLYCSDSSFSFVHNNKRKEIPVPASSRIGVYIDRSAGTLAFYSVSDDMKLLHKVHTAFSEPIYPAFSVWGFGTTVRL; encoded by the exons ATGTCCCACCCCAGCACTCTGGATTTGGACAGACACAGCAGCTTGGAGAAATCTCGTCGCTCCACCAGTCGCAGTCAGCCCAGGTCCCAGGCTAAGTATGGGGAAGTGCTGTGTGACTTTTGCACCACGAGGAAGCAGAAGGCAGAGAAGTCCTGCTTGGTGTGCCTGGCATCCTACTGTGAGACTCACCTGCAGACTCACTACGACTATCCTGCCCTGATGAAGCACAAACTGGTCAAAGCCACAGGCCAGATGAGAGAGAAGATCTGTGCACAGCACGACAAGCTGCTGGAGGCTTTCTGTCGTGCTGATCAGACATCGGTGTGTGTGCTCTGCATGATGGACGAGCACAAGCACCACGACATCGTCCCGGCCGGAactgagaggacagagaaacaa AAACAACTTGGCGTCACACTGCACAAATCCCAACAAAGGATCGACCAGAGAATTAAAAAGTGGCAGGATCTTCGACAAGCTGTGGAATCAGTTAaa CACTCTGCTCAAACGGCCCTGGAGGAGAACGAGCGGATCTTCACTGAACTTCTGCTCTCCATGGAGAGGAAGTACAACGAGGTCAAGGAGATGATCCTTACCCACGAGAAGACCACCGTGACGCGGGCTGAGATACTGCTGGACCGTCTGGAGGAAGAGATCACCCtgctgaggaaaaaacacaatgacCTGGACAAACTCTCGCACACCGATGATCACATACACTTTCTGCAG AGCTGGCAGTCTCTGTCAGGACCCTCAGGGTACGAGGACCTCAACAACATCAGCGTCGCCCCCAATTACTCCTTTGAAGCTACCAAGAGAGCTATTGCTGCTCTGAAGCTGCAAGTAGAAGAAATCAGCAAGACCGAGACAATCAAAATTGCAGGAGCAG tGAAGGACGTCTATATCACACAAGAAAGTGAGACGAAGACAAGGAGAGAATCATTTGTGAAGGAAGAACCGAGGACAAGAGAGGAACCGAGGACGAGAgatgattttttaaaat ACTCTTGCCAGTTGATTCTGGACGTGAACAGCGTCCACCCCAACCTTCACCTCTCTGAGGGGAACCGAACAGCCACGATGAAAAGTGAGCCCAAGAACTATCCTGATCACCCGGACCGATTTGACCACTGGCAGCAG GTATTGTGCAAGGACAGCATGGCAGGGTCTCGTTGTTACTGGGAGGTAGACTGGAGGGGTACAGAGATAGACGTGGCCGTTACCTACAGAGGAATCCGTCGTAAGGGAAACGGGAATGAATGCAGCCTGGGCTGGAACGACAAGTCCTGGAGTCTGTACTGCTCCGACTCCAGTTTCTCCTTTGTGCACAAcaacaagagaaaagaaatcccAGTCCCAGCGTCATCTCGCATCGGCGTCTACATAGACCGTTCTGCAGGAACGCTGGCATTTTAcagtgtcagtgatgacatgaaGCTTCTGCACAAAGTCCACACTGCATTTTCAGAGCCCATCTACCCTGCATTCAGTGTGTGGGGCTTTGGTACCACAGTAAGACTGTAG